One genomic region from Deltaproteobacteria bacterium encodes:
- a CDS encoding MurR/RpiR family transcriptional regulator, which yields MPNTRPEILIKIENSMRAFNEAEKKAAEFILSNPQRVVDMTISDVAQESGVSESTVFRLCRGLEFPGFRAFKLDLARQGAVSVERPYEPVSADDDAEAIAYKVFNITIQTLQETLQVLDFAEMERAYQALKKAGKVLIIALSVSRTSAMIAADKFTFAGLEATAETDIHFQVMRASLLRPGDVLFAFSRSGDTRDIIDATKLAKDNGATIIGVTNNPRSYFAKLVDIKLVVKSKETRFRNDLLATRIEHLAIVDTLFTTLASRDPERANARYKPMHDAALGKQI from the coding sequence ATGCCTAATACCCGTCCTGAAATCCTGATCAAGATTGAGAACTCGATGCGGGCATTCAATGAGGCCGAGAAAAAGGCTGCGGAGTTCATCCTGTCCAACCCCCAGCGGGTGGTTGATATGACCATATCGGACGTGGCCCAAGAGAGCGGGGTCAGCGAATCCACCGTATTCCGCCTCTGCCGTGGTCTCGAATTTCCGGGTTTCCGTGCCTTTAAGCTGGATTTGGCCCGGCAGGGGGCCGTTTCCGTCGAGCGGCCTTACGAGCCGGTTTCGGCAGATGATGATGCCGAAGCCATCGCTTATAAGGTCTTCAACATCACCATCCAGACCCTTCAGGAAACCCTGCAGGTCCTGGATTTCGCCGAAATGGAGAGGGCCTACCAGGCTCTCAAAAAGGCAGGGAAGGTGTTGATCATAGCGCTTTCGGTTTCGCGCACCTCGGCCATGATTGCCGCGGACAAATTCACCTTCGCCGGCCTGGAGGCAACGGCCGAGACCGATATCCATTTTCAGGTCATGCGGGCCAGTCTCCTCAGACCCGGCGATGTCCTTTTTGCCTTTTCTCGCTCCGGTGACACCAGAGACATCATTGATGCCACTAAATTAGCCAAAGATAACGGCGCCACCATCATCGGTGTGACCAACAACCCCCGGTCCTATTTTGCAAAGCTGGTGGACATCAAACTGGTCGTCAAATCCAAAGAAACGCGCTTTCGAAATGATTTATTGGCAACACGCATAGAGCATTTGGCCATCGTGGATACCCTATTCACCACCCTGGCCTCGCGGGACCCGGAGCGCGCCAACGCCCGCTACAAGCCTATGCATGATGCAGCCCTGGGAAAACAGATTTAA
- a CDS encoding NUDIX hydrolase, with the protein MNLAERWKRIASKTIGSFRIFSIREDQYQLPRNHREAPFYILESNDWVNVIPITENGEVVLIRQFRFGTEEVTLEIPGGIVEQSQTPLEAGQRELLEETGFTTDQWEYLGFVHPNPAFLNNRTHSFLARGVKKVAEIRPEESEEFEMLQVPYPEIKNLIAQGTITHSLVICAFHLYELGHLAGK; encoded by the coding sequence ATGAATCTGGCCGAAAGGTGGAAACGGATCGCATCAAAAACTATTGGGTCTTTCCGGATTTTTTCCATCCGGGAGGATCAGTACCAATTGCCCCGCAACCATCGGGAAGCGCCCTTTTATATCCTGGAGAGCAACGACTGGGTTAATGTGATTCCCATCACCGAGAACGGAGAGGTGGTCCTGATCCGTCAATTCCGTTTCGGCACCGAGGAGGTTACCCTGGAAATTCCGGGCGGGATCGTCGAACAAAGCCAAACCCCATTGGAAGCAGGGCAAAGAGAACTGCTTGAAGAGACCGGTTTTACGACGGATCAGTGGGAATATTTGGGTTTTGTTCACCCCAATCCGGCCTTTTTAAACAACCGCACCCACAGTTTCCTGGCCCGGGGGGTGAAAAAAGTGGCTGAAATACGCCCTGAAGAGAGTGAAGAATTCGAAATGCTTCAAGTCCCTTACCCGGAAATAAAGAATTTGATCGCCCAGGGGACCATCACCCATTCCCTGGTGATCTGCGCCTTTCATCTGTACGAGCTTGGCCATTTAGCAGGAAAATAA